In one Sphingomonas naphthae genomic region, the following are encoded:
- a CDS encoding copper resistance protein B translates to MNRLTAALAATTMLGIAGPVAAQSMQGMDHSAMPGMTMPMPAKKKPVVKPTAKGKPAKTRSAPARRPSASTTKRRAAPTAGMNGMDHGTMPGMDHSSMPGMDHAAPQGSQQGMEAMPGMQMPGNGQTVPQGSQRPMQGMDHSAMPGMTMPADQHSGHDMQGMSGMAGMPGMAADGVQQTGTALPAGNAPAPPLPTDHAADSVYGADAMAMGRHHLQQHHGGQNFSQVLLNLAEYQFRNGRDGYRWDGEAWFGGDINRLFIKSEGEGAFREGIESAEVQALYSRTIGPYFNLQAGVRQDLGPSPKRTYATVGLEGLAPGFFELEGAVFLSNKGDLLGRLEGYYDQRITQRLILQPRAELNFAAQDVPENRIGSGLSNAELGLRLRYEIRREFAPYVGVSWDRRFGDTARYARADGDRATSKSIVAGVRVWF, encoded by the coding sequence ATGAACCGGCTGACCGCGGCGCTCGCCGCCACCACCATGCTCGGCATCGCCGGTCCTGTCGCCGCTCAGTCGATGCAGGGCATGGATCATTCGGCAATGCCGGGCATGACCATGCCGATGCCTGCGAAAAAGAAGCCGGTGGTGAAGCCCACGGCCAAAGGCAAGCCGGCCAAGACTAGGTCAGCTCCTGCGAGGCGACCATCAGCTTCGACGACGAAACGCCGCGCCGCGCCAACGGCCGGCATGAATGGTATGGATCACGGGACCATGCCGGGCATGGATCACTCGTCTATGCCCGGCATGGACCATGCGGCTCCGCAGGGCTCACAGCAGGGCATGGAAGCCATGCCGGGGATGCAGATGCCCGGAAACGGCCAAACGGTCCCTCAGGGCTCCCAGCGGCCGATGCAGGGCATGGACCATTCGGCGATGCCGGGGATGACCATGCCAGCCGACCAGCACAGCGGCCACGACATGCAGGGCATGTCGGGAATGGCCGGAATGCCAGGCATGGCGGCCGATGGGGTGCAGCAGACTGGCACCGCGCTTCCCGCAGGAAACGCCCCCGCCCCGCCCCTGCCGACCGACCATGCGGCCGACAGCGTTTACGGCGCGGACGCGATGGCGATGGGTCGCCATCACCTTCAGCAGCATCACGGCGGTCAAAACTTCAGCCAGGTGCTATTGAACCTCGCTGAGTATCAATTCCGCAACGGTCGTGACGGCTATCGCTGGGATGGCGAGGCGTGGTTCGGGGGTGACATCAACCGCCTCTTCATCAAGTCTGAGGGCGAGGGAGCCTTCCGCGAGGGCATCGAGAGCGCCGAGGTGCAGGCGCTCTATAGCCGGACCATTGGCCCTTATTTCAATCTACAAGCGGGTGTCCGCCAGGATTTGGGGCCGTCCCCGAAACGCACCTATGCGACCGTCGGGCTGGAGGGGCTGGCACCGGGCTTCTTCGAGCTAGAGGGCGCGGTATTCCTGTCCAACAAGGGCGACCTGCTAGGGCGGCTTGAGGGCTATTACGACCAGCGCATCACCCAGCGGCTGATCCTGCAACCGCGCGCCGAGCTCAATTTCGCTGCGCAGGACGTGCCGGAAAACCGGATCGGATCGGGCCTATCCAACGCCGAGCTTGGATTGCGGCTGCGTTATGAGATCCGGCGCGAGTTCGCCCCCTATGTCGGCGTGTCATGGGATCGCCGCTTCGGCGACACCGCCCGCTACGCGCGCGCCGATGGGGATCGCGCAA
- a CDS encoding copper resistance system multicopper oxidase has product MSRTIDRRQMLRGAALAGGGMALTAYMPAWAQPVSGGIVKPLPTVSGTDIALTIDSFRLPVDGKSTPAIGVNGTVPAPLIRLKEGQKVRLSVTNNLDEDSSIHWHGLLVPFAMDGVPGISFPGIKARSTFIYEFPIIQSGTYWYHSHSGEQEQGGLYGPIVIDPAGADPIAFDREHVIVLSDHSQMTGEQIFRKLKQMGGAYFNYQRPTLAGLLAGREMPLKDRIEWGKMRMDPADIADVTGSTYTFLVNGYGPYDNWTGLFKPGERVRLRIINAAAQTNFNVRIPDLPMTVVQADGQNVRPVKIDEFQIGVAETFDVIVTPEDRAYSFVSEAIDRSGMGRATLAPREGMVAPVPPLRPRTLLTMTDMGMDMGSMGGMQGMSGMKDESPVATRGPDPTLMQNASRNLWKLTGWKGPTDHGTVAAGAAMAGMSGMSGMDHSQMGGAVMPGMDHSQMAAGGAGMAGMDHSAMSGGSGQAGGMAGMDHGSGGGMNMNMRDPKNAPGVKMGPGVQTISPMPKDRSGEPPQGLEGLDHRVLTYRDLVSLAPNPDVRAPSRQFEIHLTGNMERYMWGFDGQKLSDPADPIPFRKGERARVTLVNDTMMPHPIHLHGHFFELVTGHGNHAPRKHTVNVPPGGKMTFDLTADAPGDWAFHCHNLYHMTAGMMRVVTVRPFAGEAA; this is encoded by the coding sequence ACGATCGACAGTTTCAGACTTCCCGTCGACGGCAAGTCGACGCCCGCAATCGGCGTCAACGGCACGGTGCCGGCCCCTCTCATTCGCTTGAAGGAGGGGCAAAAGGTCCGCCTCTCCGTCACCAACAATCTCGACGAGGACAGTTCGATCCACTGGCATGGGCTGCTCGTGCCGTTCGCGATGGACGGCGTGCCCGGCATCAGCTTCCCCGGCATCAAGGCGCGCTCGACCTTCATCTACGAGTTCCCGATCATCCAGTCGGGCACCTACTGGTATCACAGCCATTCCGGCGAGCAGGAGCAGGGCGGACTTTACGGGCCGATCGTGATCGACCCGGCCGGTGCCGATCCGATCGCGTTCGACCGCGAGCATGTGATCGTGCTGTCCGACCACAGCCAGATGACCGGCGAGCAGATTTTCCGGAAGCTGAAGCAGATGGGCGGCGCCTATTTCAACTATCAGCGGCCGACCCTCGCGGGCTTGCTCGCGGGTCGGGAAATGCCGCTCAAGGACCGGATCGAGTGGGGAAAGATGCGAATGGACCCCGCCGACATCGCCGACGTCACCGGCTCGACCTATACCTTCCTGGTCAACGGCTACGGGCCGTATGACAACTGGACGGGGCTGTTCAAGCCGGGCGAGCGGGTCCGCTTGCGGATCATCAACGCCGCGGCGCAGACCAACTTCAACGTCCGCATCCCCGACCTGCCGATGACCGTCGTGCAGGCCGATGGGCAGAATGTCCGTCCGGTGAAGATCGACGAGTTCCAGATCGGCGTTGCCGAGACGTTCGACGTGATCGTGACGCCCGAGGACCGGGCCTACAGCTTCGTCTCCGAGGCTATCGATCGCTCCGGCATGGGCCGGGCGACGCTCGCCCCGCGTGAGGGGATGGTCGCCCCGGTCCCGCCGCTTCGTCCGCGCACGCTGCTGACCATGACCGATATGGGCATGGACATGGGGAGCATGGGCGGGATGCAGGGCATGTCCGGCATGAAGGACGAGAGCCCGGTCGCCACGCGCGGGCCGGACCCCACCTTGATGCAGAACGCCTCGCGCAATCTTTGGAAGCTGACGGGCTGGAAGGGGCCGACCGATCACGGGACGGTCGCGGCAGGCGCAGCGATGGCGGGCATGTCCGGCATGTCGGGCATGGACCACAGCCAGATGGGCGGCGCTGTAATGCCCGGGATGGACCATAGCCAAATGGCAGCGGGCGGTGCTGGCATGGCCGGCATGGACCATAGTGCCATGTCGGGCGGATCGGGCCAGGCTGGCGGCATGGCCGGGATGGACCACGGGTCGGGTGGCGGCATGAACATGAACATGCGCGACCCGAAGAATGCGCCGGGCGTGAAGATGGGGCCGGGCGTGCAGACCATCTCCCCGATGCCGAAGGACCGTAGCGGTGAACCGCCCCAGGGTCTGGAGGGCCTGGATCACCGCGTCCTCACCTATCGCGACCTCGTTTCGCTCGCGCCCAACCCCGACGTGCGCGCGCCGTCGCGTCAGTTCGAGATCCATCTGACCGGTAACATGGAGCGCTACATGTGGGGCTTCGACGGGCAGAAGCTGAGCGATCCCGCCGACCCCATCCCGTTCCGCAAAGGCGAGCGGGCGCGGGTGACGTTGGTCAACGATACGATGATGCCGCACCCCATCCATCTCCACGGCCATTTCTTCGAGCTGGTGACGGGGCACGGCAATCATGCGCCGCGCAAGCACACCGTCAACGTGCCGCCTGGAGGCAAGATGACCTTTGATCTGACCGCCGATGCACCCGGCGATTGGGCGTTCCACTGTCACAATCTCTACCACATGACCGCAGGCATGATGCGCGTCGTCACCGTTCGCCCGTTCGCGGGAGAGGCGGCATGA